The following proteins come from a genomic window of Mytilus trossulus isolate FHL-02 unplaced genomic scaffold, PNRI_Mtr1.1.1.hap1 h1tg000247l__unscaffolded, whole genome shotgun sequence:
- the LOC134701640 gene encoding ciliary microtubule-associated protein 3-like — protein sequence MEVDKKPSKISFMTTLDRELFPIKMPRNRFGNEIAPLRGAPHRGPGCYENEDKTNFIYQVDTKLLSNKGYSMGARTGPRIRRDFVFRTPCPTSYQKNNTDLQTFETDNKPFLVGADRFPIYKRDIVDVLPGAGTYEHEIPKNRKVQWHQSFGGTPILMPSITVQSTINKNTDKLYSTKEEQKYHRKLAYLKLYYE from the exons ATGGAAG tggACAAAAAACCATCGAAAATTTCGTTTATGACAACTCTGGATAGGGAGCTGTTCCCAATCAAAATGCCTCGGAATCGGTTTGGGAATGAAATAGCACCTTTAAGAGGAGCACCACATCGAGGCCCTGGTTGTTATGAGAACGAAGAT AAAACCAATTTTATTTACCAAGTAGACACAAAGCTTTTAAGCAACAAAGGTTATTCTATGGGAGCTAGAACAGGACCTAGGATACGCAGAGATTTTGTG TTTAGAACACCTTGTCCAACAAGCTACCAGAAGAACAACACAGATCTTCAAACATTTGAAACAGATAATAAACCATTTTTAGTCGGAGCAGACAGATTCCCAATATACAAAAGAGATATTGTAGATGTATTACCAGG GGCTGGAACATATGAACATGAAATACCAAAAAACAGAAAAGTACAGTGGCATCAATCCTTTGGTGGAACACCCATCTTAATGCCTTCAATTACCGTACAGAGTacaatcaacaaaaatacagataag TTGTACAGTACAAAAGAGGAACAGAAATATCATAGAAAACTGGCGTACCTGAAGCTGTATTATGAATGA